A region from the Sandaracinus amylolyticus genome encodes:
- a CDS encoding DUF4328 domain-containing protein, whose product MSTIFDAPPADDGGGRAEVPEGFLDTTPRARVAQVALGMNVAWFALYLVVLAAQDLVLPSVDDLAVWDARDRFWDVAEPIEIVLRLCTAVVFLVWLHRASKNAHVLSETKLQFTPGAAVGVWFAPCVNAWVPYQVVREIDRASAPEPSAVDTGLVAGWWACWIGSLIITRFVLAQGESVETTLVAGSFLAHLTAAVLAILVVERIRKNQLARATRDDIHGIAATFA is encoded by the coding sequence GTGAGCACGATCTTCGACGCGCCTCCCGCCGACGACGGCGGGGGGCGCGCCGAGGTCCCCGAGGGCTTCCTCGACACCACGCCGCGAGCGCGCGTCGCGCAGGTCGCGCTCGGCATGAACGTGGCCTGGTTCGCGCTCTACCTGGTCGTGCTCGCCGCGCAGGATCTCGTGCTCCCGAGCGTCGACGATCTCGCGGTGTGGGATGCGCGAGACCGCTTCTGGGACGTGGCGGAGCCGATCGAGATCGTGCTGCGCCTGTGCACCGCCGTCGTGTTCCTCGTGTGGCTGCACCGGGCGAGCAAGAACGCGCACGTGCTGAGCGAGACGAAGCTGCAGTTCACGCCCGGCGCCGCGGTGGGCGTGTGGTTCGCGCCGTGCGTGAACGCGTGGGTGCCGTACCAGGTCGTGCGGGAGATCGATCGCGCGAGCGCGCCCGAGCCGAGCGCGGTCGACACGGGCCTGGTCGCAGGCTGGTGGGCGTGCTGGATCGGCTCGCTGATCATCACGCGGTTCGTGCTCGCACAGGGCGAGTCGGTGGAGACGACGCTCGTCGCCGGGAGCTTCCTCGCGCACCTGACCGCGGCGGTGCTCGCGATCCTCGTGGTCGAGCGCATCCGCAAGAACCAGCTCGCGCGCGCGACGCGCGACGACATCCACGGCATCGCCGCGACGTTCGCCTGA